In Candidatus Atribacteria bacterium ADurb.Bin276, a genomic segment contains:
- a CDS encoding methylcobalamin:coenzyme M methyltransferase: MVGYLGDSVFKDLVLPYLVELYAVVKPNHRIFHSDGTLQWIWKTICKEVDVLFSFDPNLDIDKIRQENKDIFLIGNIDPVKIMLEGKSEEIVKISWEKIRAGGKNFALGLGGELVSGTPEENIKVISYLQDEF, from the coding sequence ATGGTGGGTTATTTAGGGGATTCAGTTTTCAAAGATTTAGTTCTTCCATACTTGGTTGAATTATATGCAGTTGTCAAACCTAATCATCGTATATTTCACAGCGATGGAACATTGCAATGGATTTGGAAAACTATTTGTAAAGAAGTTGATGTGCTTTTCTCCTTTGATCCTAATTTGGATATTGATAAAATTCGTCAAGAAAATAAGGATATTTTTTTGATTGGCAATATAGATCCAGTAAAAATTATGCTTGAGGGAAAATCCGAAGAAATCGTTAAAATAAGTTGGGAAAAGATAAGGGCTGGAGGAAAAAATTTTGCTCTTGGGCTAGGGGGAGAGCTGGTTTCTGGAACACCCGAAGAAAACATCAAGGTTATTTCTTACCTACAAGATGAATTTTAG